TTCCAATGGagagtgcactgcaaacattaacgctggtACATTATTATAtgcttatattatatatcaaatgtAGGTCCTGTACATGAATACAGAGACAGAAGCACTGAAGAAAAGTACTGGTCACGGTGCCAGAGattggtgacatgttgcatatggattagcacatgcaagtatgaatttcaatgtattgtgtatacagtatgtgacaataatgaccctaatCCTACACAatcaatgcatattttattgGACTGGCTTGGACTATATACCTGCTCCCTTAATTGTTGGCGAATCCCTTGTTTTAATATACACCAAGGAAGTAGTAGATGGGAAGCAAATGATGAACTTGCACTTaaaaaggacagacagacagacagacagacagacagacagacagacagacagacagacagacagacagacagacagacagatagatagatagatagatagatagatagatagatagatagatagatagatagatagatagataaaagagtGTCCACCAAACCACTGGATTTAATTACAGAGTTACTTCCTAATTACTGGCACAACAAGGGAGCAAACTCTGAAATAGCAATGGAGGACATGCTAGATTATATCACAAAAACTACTGAAAATAAATGTAGGAATGTTATGCTTAGCATGTATAATGCACTAGCATTTCTGGAGTATCATGCACAGTTCCTGTCTCCATAGACTAaaacagacatagcagcacttgaggcTGCACAGAATAGAATAACCCAAAGCATCTCAGGATGTAAGGATGTGTCCTAGACTCAGAGAAAAACCTGTTTAATCTCAAACAGAGGTGACtctgtggggacctaatccaattCTTACATTTTATCTAAGGTATAAATAAAGTAGATCCAACCAAATTTTTCCAACTAAACTGCAAATAATATACTCTAGGACGTTAGAGGAAATTAAGCGGAAGTGCTTATAAGACTGAAGGcaaagaagcacttctttacagaaACAATTGTGAGATGCTGGAACAAACTACCATGAAGCTGAAGCAGAATCTTTGGCAACCTTTATGAAgcatctgaatgagatattggagcagcttagctattagctagtGCGACAGGCGGCCATGGCTATTACTTGGCCAGGACACCAACTACATGgtaggaccaggggagagagcattggcagggcaataccttccccgggacgctagagggcagctcccctgggcggctgtggcaccacggattcccacagggtatgctgggagttgaagtttggcACAGCCATGTTGAATTCCATGGGGGCCGccaaggggagctgcagagccttacATTGGGCTTtcagcacacctgggagtgatacCAGGTCCGATTAATGAGCCACTTCGAACATTCCCAGGGCCATCATAAGAGGAGCCatctcactccatttggggagccagagttgggaggaagaaggatgaagcttgtgagggaggagtgaaggcagaagGACTGGGAACTGGCAGCTGAAGGAAGGACTGTGTTGTGGTTCTgggtgtactgtactgtactttggGGAGCCAAGAAGAAAGCTTCCCGACTATAAATAAATGCGTGCTGTGTGGCAATTTGTGTCTCTGCccgtctgtgttgggttagggtggATGTATGCGCCCTGGTATTCCACACTAGAccaacaagcttgatggacttgatggactgaatgagctcctctcgtttgtcaaaccTATTATGTTCTTGAATAGTCCAAAGAGAGCAACAGAGAGACATGTACATGTAGAAATGGGCCTAGAAGAGGAAGCACACACAAGAAAGCTAGAAATGAGACAACAccgaaaaaatgtttttgctaaaATCATATGAAAGCCAAGATGCTGTTTTCAAGTTGATGTTGATTTATAGACAGTGTTCTGTTTTAAGCATACCTCTTCATGTTGCTTTTTAAGTTCTTCAATCTCTTGTTTCAATGTTTCAATTTCCTGAAGATTACTGGTGTGGTTGATCTCACACTCTTTCTTCAGACCCTTCAGATTGAGGATGTCAGCCTCCACTGACTGGCGAATGGTGTACTCAGACTCGTATCTGCGAAGAAGAAAGAGGTATTGTCATAGGGTTGGTGTGAAAAGGGCTATGAAGGCTATAAAGAGTAATTTATATGTTTCACAGAACGTATGCATTAAACATCTACAAAGCATCAGCGTTGAACAAATAAAATCAGAATGTCAAAGGCTGAGCAGCATGATAGTGCTgatgttagcactgctgcctcacagatctggCATCTTGAGTGCCTGCTGACTTTCTGTGCTCAGCATGTCCTCGGTGtatgtgaggttttcattttcctcactaattcttcttcttctttcggctgctcccgttaggggttgccacagtggatcatcttcttccatatcttcctgtcatatgcatcttgttctgttacacccatcacctgcatgtcctctcaccacatctataatcctgctcttaggccttcctctgttactcttgcctgacagctctatccttagcacccttctcccaatatacctgcatctctcctctgcacatgtccaaaccagtacaatctcgcctctctgactttgtctcctaaccgtccaacctgaactgaccctctaatgtcctcattcctaatcctgtccagcctcgtcacactcaatgcaaatcttaacatctttaactctgccacctcaggctctgtctcctgttttctagtcagtgccaccgtctccagcccatataacatacctggtctctctaccatcttgtagaccttcccttttcaCTCTTattgatacctgtctgtcacaaatcactcctgacactcttctccactctgcctgcactctgttcttcacttctcttccacaatcccctttactctgtactgttgatctcaagtatttaaactcatccaccttcaccaactctactccctgcatcatcctcaccattccactgacctcccttttcATTCacgcacatgtattctgtcgtggtggtcctactgaccttcattcctctcccctctagagcagatctccacacACTGGCTATAAATAATGAGTTTGGTACATGAGTGGGCCTTGCGATGCACTAAATCCCCATCCAGGGTTCTTTTCTATTTGGGACATAAGATGCTCCAGGGACCCTCTGAATTCAATTAACCAAGTTTGAGattgttacaatattatttaccaCAATGTGAATTTATACAGCTacagttaaaaaatacaaatctttGCCTTTAGGGGAAAATCTCAAGCAGTAAATGAATAAACAACTAAGGAAGAAGCCTTAAGGTGCTTACTTTGTTCTGAAGTCATCAGCAGCCAGCTTAGCATTATCAATCTCCAAGGCCACGCGGGAATTTTCAATGATGGCAGCAATTATCTGACATGAgttagaaaataagaaaaattagtCATTAACAATACAAGAGGTGTTGGTGTCTGTAGCTGAAGGTTTTTTTACGAGCattgttaattatatttaaaagtagcataaaatatatgaaaacctTGTAATGAAACTCTCATTCCTACTAAAACagtctaaataaaataacagactgTGCTCACACTGAACACTTTCAAACTAAATATTCCTTTAGTATACTTAAAACGTCAGTCACCAAAAACACGGCAGCATTTAGCTttagccattttatttttaatgtatggttTGTAGCACTGCCATTAAAGACCGCACACTCATTTACTGagtcactttttattttacaggGTCCCAAAGAGACAAAGCTAATCCTACAAGCAGCAGGTACTGAGCAGGAAGGCCGAGGCCATGACAGGGAACATACACACCCATATTGGGCCAATTTGGAGTTGTAATGGAGGCTAACCTGGAAATTATGGGGATCCActagacaaggggagaacatggcGACTCCACACAATCCCAGCTTCATAGTGGGATGCATGAATCTTTCTACTCCTCCACCCTTTGTTATAACCCCTGCCACATATATTGGGTTGCATTTCATTGGCCACTTCCAGCATTTTGTTGCAATGGCCCCAGTTCTGAAAGTCATGATGAAATTGAGTCTCAGTCATGTTATTTTGCATAACTGCATTCCTTCTtcgttttttttccttaaaaaaattgTGCAAGCAGTTTATTTTAAGCTCATAAATTATATCCTGTTAAATGGGCTTtctgaaaaaatgaaagcaacagaTTTAATGACAGATTTAAGACATCACCAGCATTTCCTCATTTCAGAGCTCGATTTTCATACAccctaaaaataacaaaaaaaaaaagtgtgccaaCTTTGCCGCCAGTTTCACCCTGGTGCCCACATAAACCGTAATAAAGAAGGTGGCTCAACATAATGCAACTCATTGCACCTGCTACAGCTTAAAATGTAGCATATTGGTATTTTTTAAACTAATGaaaccattttaatatttataatatactgtattatagacCAACTTTGTCGATACCTCGGGgacaaagcctggaaacaatgagaaATGACTTAAGAACATGTCTATTAGGTAAAAGGGCTAGTAGGGAacaggtggtcttttggccttggaacccctccATCTTAACTagaggctttttttttctttttttcctaccCACCCAGCCTTTTGACCTTATCATTGTACTCATCTTTAGAAACTGGAAAActatattttatatgttgttgTCTACTAATTTATAAACATACACAGTGTAAATATTTATGTGTGATTTTAGACTCTTACTGGCTTATTTtgtattacttattcattattattcctagctaatttaatttagttttgttttctggTAACTATTTCATTGACATGTTGCAAAGTACTTTGAGCAACATTGTAAAATGTGTTATAGACATAAATGCTGTTGCTAATGATGCAAATTAAAACTTACGTTGCAGACCGTTTTTTCTTAGTGTTAACGTTGAGTGGATGGCTTGTTTGGCCAGCCGAATAAGTAAAGTAGCCAAGTTCAGCATCGTCACTCTTCATGTTAACGGCCTCTGAATGTGGTTGGGATATtcggacaaataaataaattgtcgAATTTGGCACTAAACgcataaaaaaaatctaaccatAAATTATGTAAACACTCACTTAATTATTTCTTCAGTTATTTCAGTGTCACCTAACACAACATGAAGAAACGCGGCTTGAAATCAAAACTGTCACTTCCACCATTCAAAGTTGAGAGGAAGGGCTTTAAGTGGGGTGTGCGTTTTGATTTGGTGTTTTGTCAGTAAAAACGCGACCTCAGTGTATTGGCGACTGGAGTGAAAAGAATTGCAAGAAAGACTTGCAAAGAACTTCTGCTCGAAGCGGAGACTTCAACTCAAGAAGCACTGAATTTATCGTCAGGGGTCTGCAACTGAACCGTCCGCTGAGAATGTGGCGCAAGATGAAGGAAAATCCATAGCCCCGCTGCCGaaaattcaccaatcaaaaaggAGTTCTCTCTAGATCCCGCCCTCTCAACAGTGACGAGAGAAAGTGACAGGTCTCGTTTAGGTGTAATTTCGTGTTACGTTCGgtgcaaatgcaaatatatatatatatatatatatatatatatatatatatatatatatatatatatatatatatatatatatatatacagagagagagagagagagagagagagagagaggactggCATCCCGTCCAGAGCTAACTCACGCCCTGCCAGTGACACAGCCAGCATAAACACCGCCGTGCGAACACCCCGTCTTGAAAAATCCATGAAAAACACTCGGGTATACAGTATTATACAAACGGTTTTAATTAGCTGCGTTTTAGGACAGTTTTAATTACACAAATTCAAATCAGGAACCTGCCATAGAATAATCTGAAAACCACGGCCACATCATCTTATACTGCGGAAAGGACACGCGAGCCTATCTTGAAAACGCCTTTTTTCTGGATTTACGGAGATTGGCTTGTTTGTGCACTAATTTGCTTTAATGCTCCCGCGTTCGTGTTTAGACGAACACTCACGCTGTTGAAATTATattctgtaatttgtttttgcaaattGCCTGTAACTGCTTGGCAGTTTGGAGTTTCGAGCGTTGGCACAGCCGTTAATGTATTCGCTCATTGTATTATTTGCGTAAATCATTCGTGAAGCAATTTTACTATTTTGCGGCAACATGAGTTCCTCCCAGAGGCGATGTAATTgtctgaaaactaaaaaaaagtaaactgtcACTCGGGTGATCTGCAGAAATGACGataaaaaatgcaggtaatgAACGGATTAGTGTGGTGTTACGTGCAAATCTTTTAAATTGCATAAACGTGTCAAACATTTCGCGCACACGCGTAATTATAAAACGAGTATAGCGAACCTTTCCCTTCCAGTTACAAGAGAATACTAAACGCGACACCTTCCAACTTTACAAAATACAGTGAATTCTAAACATATTTTAAGTATCTGGATTACTCATTAAATTACAAACTTACTGTATGATCATTTTCCAGAAGAAAAGCAACACTTTCGGCCGGGGGACAAAACGTGTCATTCTGATTACTTGAAACTTTTTGAAGGTTTCAATTATCAAGTAATTCCTGCTGGaggattctttttttttgacatccatAAGGAAAGGCTATAACTTATTCGCTATAATACGGGttgtatttaaaagtttttttcccaCATTTCTGTACGGTTTCAGCCAACTTTTAAGAGCTCAGTagtaacaaataatttaaatttgctgAATATGCCTGGGGAGTTGGCACCGGGGGTCAACGAGTGGACAGACCTCCTCCTTATTTTAAACGGGTGTGGCTTCCGGATGGACCCTGACTGTTATCGTCGTGTTCGTGTATGGTCTTTCAGTGCAGGGTTGGTTCCCATGCACCTGCGCCCGGTCAGGCTTGGATAAGCTTCGGTTACTCGCACcgttctattattattattttattaggttTACGCCTTTATCCaaagggtttgaggtccaaatcGTTATTCAGATATGCGCGCAGATGAAGGTATACCTCAGCTTCAATTAAGTTACTTGAtgttcctgcggtgggctggcgccgtgcccagggtttgattcctgccttgcgctctgtgttggctgggattggctccaggagacccccgtcaccctgtagttaggttatagcgggttgcataatggatggttGGCTGGATCTTGATGGTCTGATATTTCCATGTATTGTGCTCATTCATGGACTGACATTGTCTTTTGTCTCAAAGCTGCTAGAACAGTTATTTGACTCTCCACGCCTCTGCACTGCAGGAAGAAGATCTAAAAATAGATGGATGTACTGTGTTTGCTTGTATTCAGGCAGATAGTAAACGCATTGTGAGTGGATCGGTGACTGTTCGTGGATGTTGTAgcgatattaaaaatatattctagaaaaatcaaaatacatgaaaaaatggCAATACAGAGGGAAAAAAGTCGGAGACATATAAAATCTTTTGTAGAATATGAAGTATTAGATATCTTTGGGATTACACATTTAATACTTATACAACCCTGGAGCCTACCAGTAGATACTTGCGTCTGTCCTCTAGGGTTCCGGTCACTAATTCTAAGGTTCAATTCACCTGAAACCCGAGAAGGTTGCACCAGCCCACAACTCCTATGTATGATCTGTTTGTGATGCTTGGATCTAAACATTGCACCCACTATGCAAGGATTACCTGGTCACGAAGGGGCTGCAGCTGGTCCTCGAACGAGGTGTAATCCCTGGTGACCACTTTGCTCGTGTGGAAATTCTTGAGCTTGTCCTCCAAGTCCTTGTTGGTTGCTTCAAGGGTGCGCACCTTTTCGAGATAGGTAGCCAGTCTGTCGTTCAGGGTTTGCATTTGCTGCTTTTCATTGACAATTTGCACAGCAGAACTGTCACCACCATCTCCATAACCCCCTCCAAAACCACCGGCACCACCTCCAAAACTACCACCACTCCCAAAACCAAAACCGGAACCTAAGCCCATTCCTGCGCCGCTCCCAGACCTCATATAACCTGAACTAAGTGCACTGCCGCTGCCCATCATCGCTCCGCCACCCAAACCAAAGCCCGTAGCTGCACCAGAACCACCACCGTAGCTGCTAAAAGATGAAGATGCCATGGATCTTTGCACTCTTTCAGAGCCACCAGAAAAACGAGCACCACCACCAATGGCGCCATGGGATGAAAAGCTGGAGAACTGTCCTCTTCTTAGTGCCATGTCTGAGCTAAGGAATGGTTCAGAGCTGGAGAGGCTACCAAAACAAGACAATCAGTGAGCAATCGGCAGTGAGAGCTCCGGGGATGTCAGTGCGCTATATATGCAACCAGCTCGCCCCGTCTGCTGCAAAGCGATTGGCTGTATAGCCACGCCCCCATGCCGCGGGGCTTACCGGGTGGATGGAGTCGGACAACGAGAGGAAGGCGCCTTTAGAAGCACTTCTTTAATAACACCATGCGAACCGCAGTTTAGACGACTGTTGGTGGCAAGCTGCAGTTTAAAACTGCGGGCATTTTCTAAGTTGCAATTAATGTGCagcataatatttaaaaacaattatttttcagCAGATAAGAAATAGTGTTCATCAAAGAAATTACTTATTGGAGGTGAGAATTACTTTAAAAATTGGCTTTCTAACATAACACAGGACGAAGCCTGTGCGACGAAAAGGAGGCTGTGAATTAGAAATAATTGCAGAAGATAATTGAGATTTAAGCCGTCAAAGAAACCCGTTTCAAAATGTAGATCAATTGCAAACTGCTCTGTTTAGTGGAGTTATTTTTAATGAACAAATAGTGAAGACAGCGGCTCTACACCTCATGTTGCGCGTAGAGCCTCTTATATTTCGCGTGGACTTACTTAATTATAAAAGGAGACTCGCATGTCTTTGAGTAACATCCCGTTTGGAGTTGGCGACTATCCGAGATGGTTGCTCGCGGAAACTTTGAACCAGTTGAGGTAGTTAAAGAAAtacaattgattaaaaaaaaaaaacaatcacgtAATACTCTCTAACTCGCTTTCACAGTCGTGAGGGGTCCGCAGCATTCGGTGTAAGACGGGAAACCTCCCTGGCAGGGGCCACGCAAGTACACGCccattcacactcacacacacacactcggacTAATGTGGCGACGCCAGTCTACCCAACCTGCACGTCTTTAGAGACCAGAAAGCACGGGGAGAATTCCACACAAACCGCCATCACGCGTGGCAGCACAAAAcaggacactggatctgtgagcCGACAATGCTCCTCAAATGggaaggaaataaaaacaaattagaagTGCAAATCGTTAATGATGGTTTCTGTTGAATTACATATATCTGTCATAACTTCAcgctaataaaaaatgaataacacgGATTTTACGTTTTATCCGAGAAGTCGCTTAGACCAGAGAAAGAGTGGAGTTTAGGGGCACACTTAAGCTTATCGTTAATTACTCATATGGAGAAAAAGCAATCGCCACCACTTCACACAGCTTTCGGCTCtattttaattgatttacttAGATTTAGCTTTCCTGCGGTATTTACATTAAGGCTGTAAACAGATAAAAGGCTTGGCTCGTGCTATCGCCAGAGAACAAAGACGTTGTGAAATTTTCTTGGCTTTAATCCAGGcgcgcgcatacacacacacacacacacgcacacacggaaaaagaattcaaaaagcaaCGGCGCTGTTGTTAAAGCTGCCTGTGCTTTCATGTCACTCTTTTACTATGCCGTTTGGGGAAAAAATATCACTTGGTGGCTcagtccttccatccattttcttaacccgctGATTCTAGACAGGTAACGTCTAAATGCAGTTAGCATTCCATTAAACTGATGGAGATTTTGATTTGAATGTCAGGCATAATATACAATAactattcaggccccttcactttctgcacacttcatcgCATtaccaatttcattttaaacagatacCTTTGCCATTTCTTGTCCAGCAATCTACACTCGTAGTAAACCTGTGTTTTCAGAAGGCTTTGCAAATTCCTTAAACATCAGAAATTGAAATCTGTTATTCATGCAGGTATCCAGACCACTTATTCTGTACTTTAGCAGTCACGCCAGTTTTGAGTCTTTGCGGGGAAGTCtctgcaagctttgcacacctggatttcaACAATTTATccaattcttcctggcagatcttctcaagctctgtaAGACCAggtgggaagtgtctgtaaactgccatcttcagatctctTTACAGCTGTTCTGTGTGGTGTAATTCTagactttggctgggccactcaaggatagtAGGACACTTGTCCCAAAACCACACCAGTGTGGTCTTggttgtatgctttgggtcattgttgaATGGTGAATCAAGGACCTCTCAGGATTCATCCTTTACCCCAACTCTGACTAGTCTCTTTGTCCCAGCCACTGAGAAGCACTCCTagagtatgatgctgccaccaccatgcttaactGTAGCAATGGCATTAGACAGGTGACGAGCAGTGCCTCACCTTCACCAGACCGAGTGCTTACCCCTACAATTCATAATCTGTCCCATCAACCCAGAGACTCCTTTTCCTTTACCTCTCAGattctttgattttcattgtaccataaacacctgatctgcagtgggctggcaccttgctcgtggtttgtttcctgccttgcgccctgtgttggctgggattggcttcagcagacccccgtgaccctgtagttaggatatagcgggttggataatggatggatggataaactcctgattgatggaatgctgctgagatggctttccttctgacaggttctcctaaTTCAGCATTTGAAGCTCTGTACAGTAAGACTGACCAATGGGTTCTTGTTCACCTCACTGAAAACTTGTAGACCAGTAACTTCACCTGACCAAGAGGCAAACTCGAACAAGAGTCCTGCTGGTTTCAGACTTCTACCATTTTTCAGTTATTGAGCCCCCTGTGCTCATCAGGCCACTCaatgctttagaaatggttttatccctttGTCTCGCCAATCTTTGattgcagaggtctacagagagttctttggatTTCATTGGCTTGGTTTCTGTCCTGACGTGCAGTGTGAATCGTGGGAACTTCTATGTTgtcacaaaaaaactgaaatgtagattCAGCGGTTTTGTTTAGTGGACGTGCTCatcccccttgtctatcagcaggtAAGCGAGTTTCTCCCTCAtttgtctttcctcggcggtttcactttggtgatggagtcactttctttgagcttcatgctgtagcctcacacttctgggccggacagagagacacacacacacctccacacgtagaagtttatatataagatgttcatgttgtgatatatggccgactgttcatcccggccaatgccCCCATGACGCCAgctggagctctccctgcagcatggaggtgccccaaataccagcagggcattatggacattggagtgtttattcatagccctgctggataccat
This genomic window from Polypterus senegalus isolate Bchr_013 chromosome 12, ASM1683550v1, whole genome shotgun sequence contains:
- the LOC120541371 gene encoding keratin, type I cytoskeletal 15-like isoform X1; translated protein: MALRRGQFSSFSSHGAIGGGARFSGGSERVQRSMASSSFSSYGGGSGAATGFGLGGGAMMGSGSALSSGYMRSGSGAGMGLGSGFGFGSGGSFGGGAGGFGGGYGDGGDSSAVQIVNEKQQMQTLNDRLATYLEKVRTLEATNKDLEDKLKNFHTSKVVTRDYTSFEDQLQPLRDQIIAAIIENSRVALEIDNAKLAADDFRTKYESEYTIRQSVEADILNLKGLKKECEINHTSNLQEIETLKQEIEELKKQHEEDMGGLKEEMAGTVNVNVQASESPDLARILEDLRADYESIVQRNKQDLERWFNKQVEAKEAEAIQKAEAAGGTETTKTEMTDLRRQTQSLQAELDALRATKASLEENLAGVDGRYQMELHRIAALVASLEEELMNIRDSMTSQNEEYKKLLNIKEQLEQEIATYKQLLEGMELGGGGASSSTGSKADATLNMVIESVSQTTVVTKEVKTEVKK
- the LOC120541371 gene encoding keratin, type I cytoskeletal 15-like isoform X2; this translates as MALRRGQFSSFSSHGAIGGGARFSGGSERVQRSMASSSFSSYGGGSGAATGFGLGGGAMMGSGSALSSGYMRSGSGAGMGLGSGFGFGSGGSFGGGAGGFGGGYGDGGDSSAVQIVNEKQQMQTLNDRLATYLEKVRTLEATNKDLEDKLKNFHTSKVVTRDYTSFEDQLQPLRDQIIAAIIENSRVALEIDNAKLAADDFRTKYESEYTIRQSVEADILNLKGLKKECEINHTSNLQEIETLKQEIEELKKQHEEDMGGLKEEMAGTVNVNVQASESPDLARILEDLRADYESIVQRNKQDLERWFNKQVEAKEAEAIQKAEAAGGTETTKTEMTDLRRQTQSLQAELDALRATKASLEENLAGVDGRYQMELHRIAALVASLEEELMNIRDSMTSQNEEYKKLLNIKEQLEQEIATYKQLLEGMELGGGGASSSTVSQTTVVTKEVKTEVKK